The Azospirillum brasilense genome window below encodes:
- a CDS encoding SwmB domain-containing protein codes for MTEASAVAFTTCVTTSGRFSRTATEIAIIDTALSGWRDLLAGLPAGVEAVLIGEGRDGVAAMAQALAGLHGIRALHVLCHGFEGGLQLGTARLDEASLTAREAELTAIGACLAQDGDILLYGCNVASGHGESFLDALADITGAAMAASRTLTGAAELGGDWDLAWMRGTVRTEALRIEQYRGVLAAPFFDLAVAYTGENTITLKYEDTLDSTSNPLLTHFVATDGTVNAGTGSILINGTAVALISAVVSDNLVTLTVGQQFQLNDAIAFRYEDPAGDDLTGVIQAPYGLDTFSVDVSVTVLSARPPAFLSSSAQSGGNKVVLSFDQALDENNPPSIQQFFGSSTTSGQIRINGVYYTVSGVDVIGSNVIVEVGNGYIFQSGDAVSLRYYDGDTVDSTTAIQNQGGVDIPDFRTSFTVQLHAPTLTAAGGTPTYSGSQTQPLFSSATASTNDSGQIFTAMTVTVTGMLDGVNEALYFTVPGMMGSLELYLVDGASHFIDPVQMSGTRVTGTVSVSNGTATIRITGMALSDAEMASLINDITYYNAAGTPSDGQRIIAVTGLTDDGGSVDTGDITGVSATINVGTPASSLPTLTATSTAPTYIQNAAPVDLFSGVAADTNDIGQVFTGLILTVTNVVDVEWLSLDGIIPISLSSNAAGTPVTAPGLTGAVLTTSYSGTTATVTLSGFSLTGTQLAALIDGIAYVNAGDAVNGIVTPGNRVVTITSVTDDGASNNTAPLTGVSATVSVAGAPTTSVAPTVTLTTEDTYGQSVALGTVTADLFDGVTASTVDGGQTFTGMVLTVHGVLFGANERLTVGGSSITLTAGTGVFSKGNYAVTVVNGVATVTLSGMSLTDGEMNALIDDLGYACDNAGLGMAPSDQFALTDTRSIVLRSITDSGASNNTTMVNKVATVSLGQKDSQSPMITVTPNNPTVTFAPGTTTAVSFTVTVATAATVGDGALFFNVKAPDGLTISNVKMNGGMPVFAFGASPGTYTLTFNVTTTGTTTSGAFPISITAGYSDSISPIPTIAVKSGSTMVTIAEPAPVLQSAAVDGTALVLTYDMALDGTNIPAANAFAVQIGGNTVSVTNVAVDGANKTVTLTLGQAVAHTDTVTVAYTDPTAGDDTNAVQSTTGADAATFAAQAVTNNTLDPNGTPPTLTLTPVDGYGQLIMGNPVFDLFDAVTASTVDSGQTFTGMVLTVHHVAGTGSDEFLTIAGTDITLSNGTSGSFTGGNYAVTLVNGVATVTLSGMALSNSAMSTLIDGIAYKTTAFTVSSLDQFNIGFSETRPIVLRSITDSGAANNTTEVNKLVTASFGMQPGSLSPITITPDNPTATFASGTPTQLSFTVNIGTALTLVGSTLHFDVAAPSGWTIANLQLDGFANNTLAGIIPIGVHTLTFDVTASGTDTSGHFPISIFTSTSGLIPQASVSSGSVLVALAPPAPVLQSAAVDGTSLVLTYDVALDAANGPAAGAFVVKAGGNTVTVTGVAVDSAAKTVTLTLGQAVQQGQTVTVSYTDPTSGNDVAAIQNATGGADAATVTDQSVTNNTPDTTPPSITNVTIPNQPAKVGDTVTVTITVASDSDTYTLGNGSTVGGFALGNLTKVSATTYTATFTVTADGLRTGDRAAADDIPVNIVLVDSASNANTPYTTAISQTNDRIDTNAPPTLVVPTTPPTLVDTAADDSFPMVDGQLSASDLEGDTLTYSIAGSQASPLQYGSVTLSNGVTYDTWSTGPGGTSYVNSQTGHYAYVFDAAFLNGVPAGPMQGTSTFTVSDGNRTVSQQLTLNFTGANDSPILSGDVRSLATIDQGIADAANTGTTVTALLASAGTATDAEYDSPVPMVPVLPLGIAVTGVTNTNGTWQYKVGTGAWTDIPTGSSNGAALLLAGSDRVRFVPSGSGFTNTDTGGLTFKAWDLTSGTAGGTADTSADAYSTGSATATITVDAVPTLTATGGAKTFGVGVDASTSLFSAVAASTVEAGQSFRGVVFTVSGVVDATEVLSIGGIDVALTNGATATLSGLGVAGGDAGVTVSVVGGVATVTVSGLERSDAQMNALLGGVTYTNTSATATLGNRTVAIASLTDSGGATGSATISGVSTVVSVADVTPPAAPVVTSAALTKSATPIIAGTAEADSTVTVTIGGATYTTTATGGNWSVNLATATPASGALNLNANGANPVSVTARDASNNTSTAGTQTLTIDTTAPDAPAVTSAALTKNATPIIGGTAEAGSTVTVTVGGATYTTTATGGNWSVNLATATPTTGSLSLNANGANPVSATATDAAGNTSAPGTQSLTIDTTAPNAPTVTTALSNSTTPILTGTAEAGSTVTVTIGGATYTTTATGGNWSVNLATTTPTSGALNLNANGANPVSATATDAAGNTSAPGTQSLTIDTTAPNAPAVTSAALSNSTTPVIGGTAEAGSTVTVTIGGATYTTTATGGNWSVNLATATPASGALNLNANGANPVSATATDAAGNTSTPGTQSLTIDTTLPNAPVVTSAALSNSTTPILTGTAEAGSTVTVTIGGATYTTTATGGNWSVNLATTTPTTGALSLNANGANPVSATATDAAGNTSAPGTQSLTIDTTAPNAPAVTSAALSNSTTPVIGGTAEAGSTVTVTIGGATYTTIATGGNWSVNLATATPASGALNLNANGANPVSATATDAAGNTSTPGTQSLTIDTTLPDAPAVTSAALTRNTTPVITGTAEAGSTVTVTIGGATYTTTATGGNWSVNLATATPVTGSLSLNANGANPVSATATDASGNVSAPGTQSLVIDTTAPNAPAVTSAALTNNAAPTLTGSAEAGSTVTVTVGGATYTTTATNGGAWSLNLATATPVTGSLSLNPNGANPVSATATDAAGNVSGPGTQSLTIDTTAPTATVLFEDDSIDAIEQSSVAFTISGGEAGTSFTWTITSAGGGQVTGSGVMSGPTMRVTGLDLSGLGDGTLTLTLGLTDPAGNASAPFTATTQKLTATVEKPAPIAPPPVATVDGATVNGSITTGDDGKRVTTVTIAASNEERVEDSSTANADLADVPVVREQVVDRQTGAVSTVTTLTVSVASGVAVTTSGSAERQTAAEAQTGLSGLIAAIEARTDTGTASRGNLTGGGSGFLSVLSAQAQLLVRAIDFSAPGVAAGQAVQTKVTGNTLGGTGTASTAPTAVVLNTTAVAGPVTIQLDNVEFAAVVGAATLVGGDGEQIVYGDDHEQFMYLGAGDDILHGGGGNDTIASAGGNDTLYGDDGDDVVMGGEGDDWLFGGEGNDLVGGGVGNDALFGGTGQDILFGEDGDDTLSGEEGDDTLSGGSGNDLLFGGEGNDFLIGDEGDDTISGGDGNDVALGGAGRDLIGLGAGDDLASGGDGDDTLFGEAGNDTLFGGAGNDLLNGGAGNDVLFADGGADTLWGGEGADVFAFGRSSGGSVVMDFQAGVDRLALYDAGMDLGAVIRSARVEGGNTTLDIGSGNRITILGQTGNVAAWFG; via the coding sequence ATGACCGAAGCGTCCGCCGTCGCCTTTACCACGTGCGTCACCACCTCTGGTCGCTTCTCACGCACCGCAACCGAGATCGCCATCATCGACACTGCCCTTTCCGGCTGGCGGGATCTTCTGGCGGGGCTCCCCGCCGGCGTGGAAGCCGTGCTGATCGGTGAAGGCCGCGACGGTGTGGCGGCGATGGCGCAGGCTCTGGCCGGGCTCCACGGCATCCGGGCGCTCCATGTGCTGTGCCACGGCTTCGAGGGCGGCTTGCAACTCGGCACGGCGCGGCTCGACGAGGCGTCGCTGACCGCGCGCGAGGCGGAGTTGACGGCCATCGGCGCCTGCCTCGCCCAGGATGGCGACATCCTGCTCTACGGCTGCAACGTGGCGAGCGGCCACGGCGAGTCGTTCCTCGACGCGCTGGCCGACATCACCGGCGCCGCCATGGCGGCCTCCCGGACCCTGACGGGCGCCGCGGAGTTGGGTGGCGATTGGGATCTTGCCTGGATGCGTGGCACGGTGCGGACCGAAGCCCTGCGGATCGAGCAGTATCGCGGGGTGTTGGCCGCACCGTTCTTCGACTTGGCGGTCGCCTACACCGGCGAGAACACCATCACCCTCAAGTACGAAGACACCCTGGACAGCACGAGCAACCCGCTGCTGACTCATTTCGTGGCGACCGATGGCACCGTGAACGCGGGCACCGGTTCCATTCTGATCAATGGAACGGCAGTCGCCCTGATCAGCGCCGTGGTTTCCGACAACCTCGTGACCCTCACCGTCGGCCAGCAGTTCCAGCTGAACGACGCCATCGCCTTCCGCTACGAGGACCCGGCGGGTGACGACCTGACCGGCGTCATCCAGGCCCCCTATGGCTTGGACACCTTTTCGGTGGACGTCTCCGTTACGGTTCTGTCCGCCCGCCCTCCGGCATTCCTCTCCTCATCCGCGCAAAGCGGAGGCAACAAGGTCGTCCTGTCCTTCGATCAGGCGCTGGATGAAAACAATCCCCCGTCCATCCAGCAGTTCTTCGGCTCCTCGACGACATCGGGACAGATTCGCATCAACGGCGTCTACTACACTGTTTCCGGCGTCGACGTCATTGGCAGCAACGTCATCGTTGAGGTTGGAAACGGCTACATTTTCCAAAGTGGGGATGCTGTCTCCCTCCGTTACTACGACGGCGATACTGTGGACAGCACCACCGCCATTCAGAACCAAGGCGGCGTCGATATTCCGGATTTCAGAACCAGCTTCACGGTTCAACTCCATGCCCCCACCTTGACCGCCGCGGGCGGCACGCCGACCTACAGCGGTTCCCAGACGCAGCCCCTGTTCTCATCGGCCACCGCCAGCACCAACGACAGCGGGCAGATCTTCACCGCCATGACGGTTACCGTGACCGGCATGCTGGACGGCGTCAACGAAGCGTTGTACTTCACCGTGCCCGGCATGATGGGTTCGCTCGAACTTTACTTGGTCGATGGCGCGTCCCACTTTATTGACCCCGTGCAGATGAGTGGGACAAGGGTCACCGGGACGGTGTCCGTCAGCAACGGCACAGCGACCATCCGAATCACCGGCATGGCCCTGTCGGATGCCGAAATGGCCTCGCTCATCAACGACATCACCTATTACAACGCGGCCGGAACTCCGTCCGACGGCCAGCGCATCATTGCCGTCACCGGCCTCACCGACGACGGCGGCAGCGTCGACACAGGCGACATCACCGGGGTCTCCGCAACCATCAACGTCGGCACGCCAGCTTCGAGCCTGCCTACCCTGACGGCGACGAGCACCGCGCCGACCTATATCCAGAACGCTGCGCCCGTGGACCTGTTCTCCGGTGTGGCCGCCGACACCAACGACATCGGACAGGTCTTCACCGGCCTGATCCTGACGGTCACCAACGTCGTCGACGTCGAGTGGCTGTCCCTCGACGGCATCATCCCCATTTCCCTGTCCTCCAACGCCGCCGGGACGCCTGTGACGGCGCCGGGCCTGACGGGGGCGGTCCTCACCACGTCGTACAGCGGCACGACGGCGACGGTCACCCTGAGCGGGTTCAGTCTCACCGGCACCCAATTGGCGGCACTGATCGACGGCATCGCCTACGTCAACGCCGGCGACGCGGTCAACGGCATCGTCACGCCCGGCAACCGTGTCGTCACCATCACCAGCGTCACCGACGACGGCGCCAGCAACAACACCGCCCCCCTCACCGGCGTCTCCGCCACCGTGAGCGTCGCTGGCGCTCCCACGACCTCCGTCGCGCCGACGGTGACCCTCACCACCGAGGACACCTACGGCCAGTCGGTGGCTCTCGGCACCGTCACGGCCGATCTGTTCGACGGGGTGACCGCCTCCACCGTCGACGGCGGGCAGACCTTCACCGGCATGGTGCTGACGGTCCACGGCGTCCTCTTCGGCGCCAACGAGCGTCTCACGGTCGGCGGCAGCTCCATCACGCTGACGGCGGGGACAGGCGTCTTCTCCAAGGGCAACTATGCGGTGACGGTGGTGAACGGCGTCGCCACGGTGACGCTGTCCGGCATGAGCCTGACCGACGGCGAGATGAACGCGCTGATCGACGACCTCGGCTACGCCTGCGACAACGCGGGGCTCGGCATGGCCCCTTCCGACCAGTTCGCCCTCACCGACACGCGCTCCATCGTCCTGCGCTCCATCACCGACAGCGGCGCCTCCAACAACACCACCATGGTGAACAAGGTCGCCACGGTGTCGCTGGGTCAGAAGGACTCGCAGTCCCCGATGATCACGGTGACGCCGAACAATCCGACGGTCACCTTCGCCCCAGGCACGACGACCGCGGTTTCGTTCACCGTGACCGTCGCCACCGCGGCGACCGTCGGGGACGGAGCCCTCTTCTTCAACGTCAAGGCGCCGGACGGCTTGACGATCTCGAACGTCAAGATGAACGGCGGCATGCCCGTCTTCGCCTTCGGAGCCTCGCCCGGAACTTACACCCTGACCTTCAACGTGACGACCACGGGCACGACCACCAGCGGTGCGTTCCCCATCAGCATCACCGCGGGGTACAGCGATAGCATCTCCCCCATCCCGACGATCGCGGTCAAGTCCGGTTCCACGATGGTGACCATCGCCGAGCCCGCCCCCGTCCTGCAAAGCGCGGCGGTGGACGGCACGGCGCTGGTGCTGACTTACGACATGGCGCTGGACGGAACGAACATCCCGGCGGCAAATGCCTTCGCGGTCCAGATCGGCGGCAACACGGTCTCCGTCACCAACGTCGCGGTGGACGGGGCCAACAAGACGGTCACGCTGACGCTCGGTCAGGCGGTCGCCCACACCGACACGGTCACCGTCGCCTACACCGACCCGACCGCCGGCGACGACACCAACGCGGTCCAGAGCACCACGGGCGCCGATGCCGCGACCTTCGCCGCACAGGCGGTCACCAACAACACGCTCGACCCGAACGGCACCCCGCCCACGCTGACGCTCACGCCGGTCGACGGCTACGGCCAGCTCATAATGGGCAACCCGGTCTTCGACCTGTTCGATGCCGTCACCGCCTCCACAGTGGACAGCGGGCAGACCTTCACCGGCATGGTGCTGACCGTCCACCATGTCGCGGGCACCGGCAGCGACGAGTTCCTGACCATCGCCGGAACCGACATCACGCTGAGCAACGGAACCTCGGGCAGCTTCACCGGCGGCAACTACGCGGTGACGCTGGTGAACGGCGTGGCCACGGTGACGCTCAGCGGCATGGCGCTGAGCAACAGCGCGATGAGCACGCTGATCGACGGAATCGCCTACAAGACCACGGCCTTCACAGTCTCCAGCCTCGACCAGTTCAACATCGGGTTCAGCGAAACGCGTCCCATCGTCCTGCGCTCGATCACCGACAGCGGCGCCGCCAACAACACGACCGAAGTCAACAAGCTCGTCACCGCATCGTTCGGGATGCAGCCGGGCAGCCTCTCCCCCATCACCATCACGCCGGACAACCCGACCGCCACCTTCGCCAGCGGCACCCCGACCCAGCTTTCCTTCACGGTGAACATCGGTACGGCGCTGACCCTGGTGGGCAGCACCCTCCACTTCGACGTGGCCGCGCCCAGCGGTTGGACGATCGCGAATCTCCAACTCGACGGGTTTGCGAACAACACCCTGGCCGGCATCATTCCGATCGGGGTCCATACGCTGACCTTCGACGTGACGGCGTCCGGCACCGACACCTCCGGCCACTTCCCCATCAGCATCTTCACCTCCACCAGCGGTCTGATTCCTCAGGCGTCTGTTTCGTCCGGCTCCGTCCTGGTGGCGCTCGCCCCGCCCGCCCCGGTCCTGCAGAGCGCGGCGGTGGACGGCACGTCGCTGGTTCTGACCTACGACGTCGCGCTGGACGCCGCGAACGGCCCGGCAGCGGGCGCCTTCGTGGTCAAGGCCGGCGGCAACACCGTCACCGTCACCGGCGTCGCGGTGGACAGCGCCGCCAAAACGGTCACTCTGACGCTGGGTCAGGCGGTCCAGCAGGGGCAGACGGTCACCGTCAGCTACACCGACCCCACCAGCGGCAACGATGTGGCGGCGATCCAGAACGCGACCGGCGGTGCGGACGCGGCCACTGTCACCGACCAGTCGGTGACGAACAACACCCCGGACACGACGCCTCCCTCGATCACCAACGTCACCATTCCCAACCAGCCGGCCAAGGTCGGCGACACGGTGACCGTGACGATCACGGTGGCGTCGGACAGCGACACCTACACGCTGGGCAACGGCAGCACGGTCGGCGGCTTCGCGCTGGGCAACCTGACCAAGGTCAGCGCCACCACCTACACCGCCACCTTCACCGTCACCGCCGACGGCCTGCGCACCGGCGACCGCGCCGCCGCCGACGACATTCCGGTCAACATCGTCCTGGTCGACAGCGCCAGCAACGCCAACACCCCCTACACCACCGCGATCAGCCAGACCAACGACCGCATCGACACCAACGCCCCGCCGACGCTGGTGGTGCCGACCACCCCGCCGACGCTGGTCGACACCGCCGCCGACGACAGCTTCCCGATGGTCGACGGACAGCTCTCCGCGAGCGACCTGGAAGGCGACACGCTGACCTACTCCATCGCCGGATCGCAGGCCTCCCCGCTCCAGTACGGCAGCGTCACGCTCAGCAACGGCGTCACCTACGACACCTGGTCCACCGGGCCGGGCGGCACCTCCTACGTCAACAGCCAGACCGGCCACTACGCCTACGTCTTCGACGCCGCCTTCCTCAACGGCGTGCCCGCCGGGCCGATGCAGGGCACCAGCACCTTCACCGTCTCCGACGGCAACCGCACCGTCTCGCAGCAGCTCACCCTCAACTTCACCGGCGCCAACGACAGCCCCATCCTGTCCGGCGACGTCCGCAGCTTGGCCACCATCGACCAGGGCATCGCCGACGCCGCCAACACCGGCACCACCGTCACCGCCCTGCTCGCCTCCGCCGGCACCGCCACCGACGCCGAGTACGACAGCCCGGTGCCGATGGTCCCCGTCCTTCCGCTGGGCATCGCCGTCACCGGGGTGACCAACACCAACGGCACCTGGCAGTACAAGGTCGGTACCGGCGCCTGGACCGACATTCCCACCGGCTCGTCCAACGGCGCGGCGCTGCTGCTCGCCGGGTCGGACCGCGTGCGCTTCGTGCCGAGCGGCTCGGGCTTCACCAACACCGACACCGGCGGCCTGACCTTCAAGGCGTGGGACCTGACCAGCGGCACGGCGGGCGGCACCGCCGACACCAGCGCGGACGCCTACAGCACGGGCAGCGCCACCGCGACGATTACCGTCGACGCCGTGCCGACCCTGACCGCGACCGGCGGAGCCAAGACCTTCGGCGTCGGGGTGGATGCGTCGACCAGCCTGTTCAGCGCCGTGGCGGCCTCCACCGTGGAGGCCGGGCAGAGCTTCCGCGGGGTGGTGTTCACCGTCAGCGGCGTGGTCGACGCCACCGAGGTCCTGAGCATCGGCGGCATCGACGTCGCCCTGACCAACGGCGCCACCGCCACCCTGAGCGGGCTGGGCGTCGCGGGCGGCGACGCCGGCGTCACCGTGTCGGTGGTCGGCGGCGTCGCCACGGTGACGGTCAGCGGCCTGGAGCGCAGCGACGCGCAGATGAACGCGCTGCTCGGCGGCGTCACCTACACGAACACCAGCGCGACCGCGACGCTGGGCAACCGCACGGTGGCCATCGCCAGCCTGACCGACAGCGGCGGCGCCACCGGCAGCGCGACCATCTCCGGCGTCAGCACGGTGGTGAGCGTGGCCGACGTGACGCCACCCGCGGCTCCGGTCGTCACCAGCGCGGCGCTGACCAAGAGCGCCACGCCGATCATCGCCGGCACGGCGGAAGCCGACAGCACGGTCACCGTCACCATCGGCGGGGCGACCTACACCACCACCGCCACCGGCGGAAACTGGAGCGTCAATCTCGCCACGGCGACGCCGGCCTCCGGGGCGCTGAACCTCAACGCCAACGGCGCCAACCCGGTGTCGGTCACCGCCCGGGACGCGTCCAACAACACCTCCACGGCCGGCACGCAGACGCTGACCATCGACACCACGGCGCCCGACGCGCCGGCGGTGACCAGCGCCGCGCTGACCAAGAACGCCACACCGATCATTGGCGGCACGGCGGAAGCCGGCAGCACCGTCACCGTCACGGTGGGCGGCGCCACCTACACCACCACCGCCACGGGCGGAAACTGGAGCGTCAATCTCGCCACGGCGACGCCGACGACCGGCTCGCTCAGCCTGAACGCCAACGGCGCCAACCCGGTCTCGGCCACCGCCACCGATGCGGCGGGCAATACGTCCGCACCGGGCACGCAGTCGCTGACCATCGACACCACCGCTCCGAACGCTCCGACCGTCACGACGGCGCTGAGCAACAGCACGACGCCGATCCTGACCGGCACGGCGGAGGCCGGCAGCACGGTGACGGTCACCATCGGCGGCGCCACCTACACCACCACGGCGACGGGCGGAAACTGGAGCGTCAATCTCGCCACGACGACGCCGACCTCCGGCGCGCTGAACCTGAACGCCAACGGCGCCAACCCGGTCTCGGCCACCGCCACCGATGCGGCGGGCAATACGTCCGCACCGGGCACGCAGTCGCTGACCATCGACACCACCGCTCCGAACGCTCCGGCGGTGACCAGCGCCGCGCTGAGCAACAGCACCACCCCGGTAATCGGCGGCACGGCGGAGGCCGGCAGCACGGTGACCGTCACCATCGGCGGCGCCACCTACACCACCACGGCGACGGGCGGAAACTGGAGCGTCAACCTCGCCACGGCGACGCCGGCCTCCGGCGCGCTGAACCTGAACGCCAACGGCGCCAACCCGGTCTCGGCCACCGCCACCGACGCGGCGGGCAACACGTCCACGCCGGGCACGCAGTCGCTGACCATCGACACCACGCTGCCAAACGCCCCGGTGGTGACCAGCGCCGCGCTGAGCAACAGCACGACGCCGATCCTGACCGGCACGGCGGAAGCGGGCAGCACGGTGACCGTCACCATCGGCGGCGCCACCTACACCACCACGGCGACGGGCGGAAACTGGAGCGTCAATCTCGCCACGACGACGCCGACGACCGGCGCGCTGAGCCTGAACGCCAACGGCGCCAACCCGGTCTCGGCCACCGCCACCGATGCGGCGGGCAACACGTCCGCACCGGGCACGCAGTCGCTGACCATCGACACCACCGCTCCGAACGCTCCGGCGGTGACCAGCGCCGCGCTGAGCAACAGCACCACCCCGGTAATCGGCGGCACGGCGGAGGCCGGCAGCACGGTGACCGTCACCATCGGCGGCGCCACCTACACCACCATCGCCACGGGCGGAAACTGGAGCGTCAATCTCGCCACGGCGACGCCGGCCTCCGGCGCGCTGAACCTGAACGCCAACGGCGCCAACCCGGTCTCGGCCACCGCCACCGACGCGGCGGGCAACACGTCCACGCCGGGGACGCAGTCGCTGACCATCGACACCACGTTGCCCGATGCTCCGGCGGTGACCTCGGCGGCGCTGACCAGAAACACCACCCCGGTGATCACCGGCACGGCGGAAGCGGGCAGCACCGTCACCGTCACCATCGGCGGCGCCACCTACACCACCACCGCCACGGGCGGAAACTGGAGCGTCAATCTCGCCACCGCCACACCGGTCACCGGTTCGCTCAGCTTGAACGCCAACGGCGCCAACCCGGTGTCGGCCACCGCCACCGATGCTTCGGGCAACGTCTCGGCGCCGGGCACCCAGTCGTTGGTCATCGACACCACCGCCCCCAACGCTCCGGCGGTGACCTCGGCGGCGCTGACCAACAACGCCGCGCCGACCCTCACCGGCTCGGCCGAGGCCGGCAGCACCGTCACCGTCACGGTGGGCGGCGCCACCTACACCACCACCGCCACCAACGGCGGCGCCTGGAGCCTCAACCTCGCCACCGCCACACCGGTCACCGGTTCGCTCAGCCTGAACCCCAACGGCGCCAACCCGGTGTCGGCCACCGCCACCGACGCGGCGGGCAACGTTTCGGGTCCCGGCACGCAGTCGCTGACCATCGACACCACCGCGCCCACGGCCACCGTGCTGTTCGAGGACGACAGCATCGACGCCATCGAGCAGTCCAGCGTCGCCTTCACCATCAGCGGCGGCGAGGCCGGGACCAGCTTCACCTGGACGATCACCTCGGCGGGCGGCGGCCAGGTCACCGGCTCCGGCGTGATGAGCGGCCCGACCATGCGGGTGACCGGGCTGGATCTCTCCGGCCTGGGCGACGGCACGCTCACCCTGACGCTCGGCCTGACCGACCCGGCGGGCAACGCCTCGGCACCCTTCACCGCGACGACGCAGAAGCTCACCGCCACGGTGGAGAAGCCCGCCCCCATCGCGCCGCCGCCGGTCGCCACCGTGGACGGCGCCACCGTCAACGGCTCGATCACCACCGGCGACGACGGCAAGCGCGTCACCACCGTGACCATCGCGGCCAGCAACGAGGAGCGGGTCGAGGACAGCAGCACCGCCAACGCCGACCTCGCCGACGTGCCGGTGGTGCGCGAGCAGGTGGTCGACCGGCAGACCGGAGCGGTGTCCACCGTCACCACCCTGACGGTCAGCGTTGCCAGCGGGGTGGCCGTCACCACCTCGGGCAGCGCCGAGCGGCAGACCGCCGCGGAGGCCCAGACCGGACTGAGCGGGCTGATCGCCGCCATCGAGGCGCGCACCGACACCGGCACGGCCTCGCGCGGCAACCTGACCGGCGGCGGTTCGGGCTTCCTCTCGGTGCTGTCCGCCCAGGCCCAGCTCCTGGTGCGCGCCATCGACTTCAGCGCGCCGGGGGTGGCCGCCGGCCAGGCGGTGCAGACCAAGGTGACCGGCAACACGCTGGGCGGCACCGGCACCGCCAGCACGGCGCCGACCGCGGTGGTGCTCAACACCACGGCGGTGGCCGGGCCGGTGACCATCCAGCTCGACAACGTGGAGTTCGCCGCGGTGGTCGGCGCCGCCACGCTGGTCGGCGGCGACGGCGAGCAGATCGTCTACGGCGACGACCACGAACAGTTCATGTATCTGGGGGCCGGCGACGACATCCTGCACGGCGGCGGCGGCAACGACACGATCGCCAGCGCCGGCGGCAACGACACGCTGTACGGCGACGACGGCGACGACGTGGTGATGGGCGGCGAGGGCGACGACTGGCTGTTCGGCGGGGAGGGCAACGACCTGGTCGGCGGCGGGGTCGGCAACGACGCGCTGTTCGGCGGGACGGGCCAGGACATCCTGTTCGGCGAGGACGGCGACGACACGCTGAGCGGCGAGGAGGGCGACGACACGCTGTCCGGCGGGTCGGGCAACGACCTTCTGTTCGGCGGGGAAGGCAACGACTTCCTGATCGGCGACGAAGGCGACGACACGATCAGCGGCGGCGACGGCAACGACGTGGCACTGGGCGGGGCGGGACGCGACCTCATCGGGCTCGGCGCGGGCGACGACCTGGCCAGCGGCGGCGACGGCGACGACACGCTGTTCGGCGAGGCCGGCAACGACACGCTGTTCGGCGGGGCGGGCAACGACCTGCTGAACGGCGGGGCCGGCAACGACGTTCTGTTCGCCGACGGCGGAGCGGACACGCTGTGGGGCGGCGAGGGCGCGGACGTCTTCGCCTTCGGCCGGTCCTCGGGCGGGTCGGTGGTGATGGACTTCCAGGCCGGGGTGGACCGTCTGGCGCTCTACGACGCCGGCATGGACCTCGGCGCGGTGATCCGCTCGGCCCGGGTGGAGGGCGGCAACACCACCCTCGACATCGGGTCGGGCAACCGCATCACCATCCTCGGCCAGACCGGAAACGTCGCCGCCTGGTTCGGCTGA